CTTATATTGAGCTATTTTATTCACTGTAAGCCAGAGCCCGCCGAAATAGATAAATCCGGTCAACGCACCGCTTAGCAATGCAAAAAGTATGATTATCCAGTCCATGGTATTCCTCAATGGTTATGTTTTTTTTGACTTTGGCTCTCATGCTGAACCCAGTACCAGGCATTCCAGCATCCTATCATAATGCCCAGAACCAGCATCATCAGGGTCCATGAGTACGGACTGTCGTAGGCGCTGTCTATCCATATTCCGAGTCCTAGCAGCAAGATTGTGGGAATTGCAACCGACCACCCCACTAATCCGAACATACCCAGTCCGTA
This is a stretch of genomic DNA from Halalkalibaculum roseum. It encodes these proteins:
- a CDS encoding AtpZ/AtpI family protein, translated to MKSEKEHSEKEFQKSVRKKSRRKIEVRSEDRKGLLYGLGMFGLVGWSVAIPTILLLGLGIWIDSAYDSPYSWTLMMLVLGIMIGCWNAWYWVQHESQSQKKHNH